A region of Cryptococcus decagattii chromosome 3, complete sequence DNA encodes the following proteins:
- a CDS encoding leucine carboxyl methyltransferase 1, translating to MLPPNLPPHRESPSPSANPSSDSDDAIRLTDDDAASSRLSAVQVGYLQDPFASLLYKAPMSQPGGFGQQGGTRARKPPLINVGTHHRTWGIDLLVDRFLQSGGKQVVSLGAGSDTRFWRLMSRATPPDLLKYVEIDFPHLTSPKAQRIARYRKLYQYLDNSLDPSPTAPTMPPPGQHSYKVSKGGTQLSSPLYTLIPLDLRPSPYEPTSSISSILSDHVLPQLDPSLPTLFLAECLFPYMPPEDSKQIIKWFGETFGSCMGVVYEMVGLDDSFGNVMRRNLAMRNLSIPGSTFSTPESQAERFTSPILEGGKFDNAGAKTLWQIREEDVGPEELQRISKLEILDEIEELRLVLDHYVIAWGTKGETMSSISL from the exons ATGTTGCCCCCAAACTTGCCTCCTCACAGAGAATCACCTTCCCCGTCTGCAAACCCGTCCTCGGATTCAGACGATGCTATCCGTCTTACCGATGACGATGCCGCTTCCTCTCGTCT TTCAGCAGTGCAGGTTGGGTATCTCCAAGACCCATTCGCGTCTCTACTATACAAAGCACCAATGTCACAGCCTGGCGGATTCGGACAGCAAGGTGGTACGAGAGCTCGAAAGCCACCTCTGATCAACGTTGGTACACATCACCGGACATGGGGTATCGACCTCCTTGTCGACCGGTTTTTGCAGAGTGGTGGGAAGCAGGTTGTCAGCCTTGGTGCGGGAAGTGACACGCGCTTTTGGAGATTAATG TCTAGAGCGACGCCGCCAGATCTATTGAAATACGTAGAGATTGATTTCCCTCACCTTACATCCCCCAAGGCACAACGCATCGCTCGGTATCGCAAGCTGTACCAGTACCTTGACAACTCTTTAGATCCCTCGCCAACGGCACCTACGATGCCGCCTCCAGGACAGCACTCATACAAAGTCTCAAAAGGCGGCACACAATtatcctctccactctATACGCTCATCCCTCTTGACCTCCGTCCCTCGCCTTATGAAccaacctcttccataTCCTCCATTCTTTCGGACCATGTTCTTCCCCAACTGGATCCTAGTCTCCCAACACTCTTCCTCGCCGAGTGTCTTTTCCCATACATGCCACCAGAGGATTCAAAACAAATTATAAAGTGGTTTGGAGAGACGTTTGGTAGTTGCATGGGCGTGGTTTATGAGATGGTTGGGTTGGATGATAGTTTTGGAAACGTAATGAGGAGAAATTTAGCG ATGCGCAACCTATCAATTCCCGGATCCACATTCTCAACTCCGGAATCGCAAGCTGAAAGGTTCACATCCCCTATCCTTGAGGGTGGTAAATTTGATAACGCAGGTGCAAAAACACTATGGCAGAttagggaggaagacgtCGGTCCCGAGGAACTGCAACG TATATCAAAATTGGAGATTCTCgatgagattgaagagTTGCGGTTAGTTCTTGACCATTATGTGATTGCCTGGGGGACAAAGGGGGAAACAATGAGTTCCATATCTCTGTAA